A stretch of Desulfitobacterium dichloroeliminans LMG P-21439 DNA encodes these proteins:
- a CDS encoding Ku protein, whose translation MISRKSVITFGMVAIPIAMYTATQDNDIHFNQLHKEDKSRIRYKKTCAHCDKEITAKDIVKGYEYDDGKYVVVTEEEIEKIKTEKEKSIQILHFAELNQISPVYYNKTYQAAPEAGGEKAFELLRAALMNEQKIAIGKTVMGTKDTLMAIIPREDGILIATMFYAEDIKELQKQYSKPDISEQELTMAKMLINAMDTPFDPTQYKDEYQEKLRMLIESKISGKEVVAAEAGNTGKVIDLMEALRASVDKAQKVKELA comes from the coding sequence ATGATCTCGCGTAAATCAGTAATCACATTCGGCATGGTCGCGATTCCCATCGCCATGTACACAGCTACCCAAGACAATGATATTCATTTTAATCAACTACATAAGGAAGACAAAAGTCGTATACGGTATAAAAAAACCTGCGCTCATTGCGACAAGGAAATAACCGCGAAAGACATTGTCAAAGGGTACGAGTATGATGATGGTAAGTATGTTGTCGTTACCGAAGAAGAAATCGAAAAGATTAAGACTGAAAAAGAAAAATCTATCCAGATTCTGCATTTTGCCGAATTGAACCAGATTTCTCCCGTCTATTATAATAAAACCTATCAGGCTGCACCTGAGGCAGGGGGTGAAAAAGCCTTCGAGCTGTTACGTGCCGCGCTGATGAACGAACAGAAAATTGCCATTGGGAAAACTGTCATGGGCACAAAGGATACTTTGATGGCGATTATCCCCCGGGAAGATGGAATCCTCATTGCCACGATGTTCTATGCTGAAGATATTAAAGAGTTGCAAAAACAGTATTCGAAACCGGATATATCGGAGCAGGAACTCACTATGGCAAAAATGCTGATCAATGCCATGGACACACCCTTTGACCCCACCCAATATAAGGATGAATACCAAGAAAAACTTCGCATGCTCATCGAGTCAAAAATCTCCGGCAAGGAGGTCGTTGCAGCGGAGGCTGGCAACACCGGAAAAGTCATCGACCTGATGGAAGCCCTCAGGGCCAGCGTCGATAAAGCCCAAAAAGTCAAGGAATTAGCGTAA
- a CDS encoding alkaline phosphatase family protein, with the protein MKRKALTEKIAVIGVDGFEPRLAKKYLDQGKMPNLQKFIERGSSREDMVLLGAMPTVTPTLWTTLATGAYPGTHGITCFFGHNHGHLDSLVYNLDSRRSKAEPLWNIYAEEANKKTLVWHWPGSSWPATSDSPNLHVVDGTQPQTINTGIAGVDISKIVIASDKFAEAQFLPNTSTITPGAGCIIENVEELLEDDGEVSYLRAAISSGAKVIKNIVTCEGENEINVLAKMIADTVKSPIKEATGWANAPEGAKEFTITLGKGLDRRPVLLLKNEQGIYDTVEVYKSKKDSKPIATIEVGKSVYDVVDTIKNDEGENIHCNRNYHLLTIKPDGSEVTMLIGMALDISRDDLFHPKSLYKEVIDNIGFVPNRPVVNGANEILVDKVFIPTWDHYSQWQADCLTYFMKKNTYDVIYSHLHNVDNGGHLFWHFAKHQETWQNNEEAYKAFIERMYIQTDNYLGRFLPYLDEGWTIIVTSDHGLSCQENHGVELGEAGGITTQVMEELGYSKIITDENGNHEFDWANTKAVASRGNHIYLNLIGRDEHGIVDPKDQYDLETQIISDLYQYRDHKTGKRVVALAMRNKDAVIIGLSGPECGDIIYFKEESFNVIHADSLSTQNGYADSSLSPIFVAAGPGIKKGYQTERVIRQVDIAPTMAFLSGVRLPAQSEGSPVHQILTEEI; encoded by the coding sequence ATGAAGAGGAAAGCTTTAACAGAAAAGATCGCAGTTATTGGAGTAGATGGTTTTGAGCCAAGGCTGGCGAAGAAATATTTGGACCAAGGCAAAATGCCCAATCTGCAAAAGTTCATAGAAAGGGGTTCTAGCCGCGAAGATATGGTTTTATTGGGGGCAATGCCAACTGTGACTCCAACCCTATGGACGACCTTAGCTACCGGTGCCTACCCAGGAACTCATGGTATTACCTGCTTCTTTGGACACAATCATGGCCATTTAGATAGTTTGGTCTATAACTTGGACTCTAGACGATCCAAAGCCGAACCCCTGTGGAATATTTACGCTGAAGAGGCGAACAAAAAGACATTAGTATGGCATTGGCCGGGGAGCTCATGGCCAGCCACTTCAGATAGCCCCAATCTTCATGTGGTTGATGGTACTCAGCCCCAGACCATTAATACTGGAATTGCCGGGGTAGATATTTCCAAAATAGTAATTGCTTCAGATAAATTTGCTGAGGCACAATTCTTGCCCAATACTTCTACGATTACGCCTGGCGCCGGTTGTATTATTGAGAATGTGGAAGAATTACTTGAAGATGACGGGGAAGTTAGCTATCTAAGAGCAGCCATATCAAGCGGTGCAAAAGTGATCAAAAATATTGTTACTTGTGAAGGAGAAAATGAAATCAATGTTTTGGCCAAAATGATTGCGGATACAGTAAAGTCTCCAATCAAAGAAGCCACAGGTTGGGCAAACGCACCTGAGGGTGCTAAGGAATTTACGATTACCTTGGGAAAAGGCTTGGATCGCCGCCCAGTGTTGCTTTTGAAAAACGAACAAGGTATTTATGATACGGTTGAAGTTTATAAATCAAAGAAAGACTCAAAACCTATTGCGACCATTGAAGTAGGAAAATCGGTTTATGACGTAGTGGATACCATCAAGAATGATGAAGGGGAAAATATCCATTGTAACAGAAACTACCATCTTTTAACGATTAAGCCTGACGGTTCAGAAGTCACGATGCTGATTGGCATGGCATTAGATATAAGCCGGGATGATTTATTCCACCCGAAGAGTCTGTATAAGGAAGTTATCGATAATATCGGGTTTGTTCCCAACAGGCCGGTCGTCAATGGCGCTAACGAAATCCTTGTAGACAAAGTATTTATTCCAACTTGGGACCACTATAGTCAGTGGCAGGCCGATTGTTTGACCTATTTTATGAAGAAGAATACGTACGACGTCATTTATTCTCATTTGCATAATGTTGATAATGGCGGCCATTTGTTCTGGCATTTTGCTAAGCACCAGGAGACGTGGCAAAATAATGAAGAAGCTTATAAGGCATTTATTGAGAGAATGTATATTCAAACGGATAACTATCTCGGAAGATTCCTGCCCTATCTAGATGAAGGTTGGACCATTATTGTCACTTCGGATCATGGCTTGAGTTGTCAGGAAAACCATGGTGTGGAATTGGGTGAGGCAGGTGGAATCACTACACAGGTAATGGAGGAACTTGGTTATAGCAAAATCATTACGGATGAGAACGGCAATCACGAATTTGATTGGGCGAATACAAAAGCCGTGGCCAGTCGTGGCAATCATATTTATCTCAATTTGATCGGTCGGGATGAGCACGGAATCGTTGACCCTAAAGACCAATACGATTTGGAAACCCAGATTATCTCTGATTTATATCAATACCGTGATCACAAAACCGGCAAACGAGTTGTGGCACTGGCCATGCGTAATAAGGATGCTGTAATTATTGGTCTTAGTGGACCTGAGTGTGGCGATATTATCTATTTTAAAGAAGAGTCTTTCAATGTTATTCACGCGGACTCTTTATCAACCCAAAATGGATATGCGGATTCCTCTCTTTCACCAATTTTTGTTGCGGCCGGACCGGGGATTAAAAAGGGTTATCAAACTGAACGGGTTATTCGTCAGGTGGATATTGCGCCGACAATGGCCTTTCTGAGCGGCGTTCGCTTACCGGCTCAGTCTGAGGGATCTCCTGTACATCAAATTCTTACAGAAGAGATATAA
- the fapR gene encoding transcription factor FapR: protein MTRHHKHERHQALREEIENNPFSTDEELAKHFGVSVSTIRLDRTELCIPELRERTRAVAHGAYDALKSLGEAELVGELRELRVGDSGSTLLKIDETMVLSKARVTRGHHLFAQANSLAIALVDAEMVVTGSVDMKFLRPARYGEVVLAEGKVLSRKDNKYQVEIKSYVDQEVVLFGTWVVFSIEKPLEE from the coding sequence ATGACAAGACATCATAAACATGAACGCCATCAAGCGTTACGAGAGGAAATCGAAAATAATCCGTTTTCTACAGATGAAGAGCTTGCGAAGCATTTCGGGGTAAGCGTCTCAACCATTCGCCTAGACCGGACTGAATTATGTATCCCAGAGCTTCGGGAACGCACCCGAGCTGTTGCCCATGGAGCTTATGATGCTCTTAAGTCCCTAGGGGAAGCGGAGCTTGTCGGTGAGTTGCGCGAGCTGCGCGTTGGCGATTCGGGATCGACCCTGCTAAAAATCGATGAGACAATGGTTTTAAGCAAGGCCCGAGTGACGCGAGGACATCATCTATTTGCCCAAGCTAATTCCTTAGCCATCGCCCTTGTGGATGCGGAGATGGTCGTCACGGGGAGCGTCGATATGAAGTTTTTGCGCCCTGCCCGTTATGGAGAAGTGGTATTAGCAGAAGGGAAAGTATTGAGCCGTAAAGACAATAAGTACCAGGTTGAAATTAAGTCTTACGTTGACCAAGAGGTGGTATTATTCGGGACTTGGGTTGTCTTCTCTATTGAAAAGCCCTTGGAAGAGTAA
- the plsX gene encoding phosphate acyltransferase PlsX: MRIAVDAMGGDHAPVEIVKGALRSVEHFDIEVVLVGQTERIKECLPQGELPKRIHIQEASEIIEMDEHPAQAVRKKKDSSIVVATRMVKEGTADALVSAGSTGAQMAASLLGLGRIKGIDRPAIVTVLPTLEGGKLILDVGANPDAKPEHLVQYAMMGSIYAESILGIENPKVGLLNIGTEETKGNELTIATYPLLQKSPLNFIGNVEGRAVPYGHDADVVVCDGFVGNVVLKTTEGLAGALFQLIKEKITSTTVRKLGALAIKPGLKEIAKMLDYAEYGGAPLLGVNGISIISHGSSNEKAIFNAIRVAKECVESGFIEEIKQELPRFASAQE, encoded by the coding sequence ATGAGAATCGCTGTGGATGCTATGGGAGGGGATCATGCCCCGGTCGAGATTGTCAAAGGCGCACTCCGAAGCGTAGAACATTTTGACATTGAAGTTGTTCTCGTTGGACAGACTGAACGTATCAAGGAATGCTTGCCACAGGGTGAATTGCCGAAAAGAATACACATTCAGGAGGCCTCTGAGATCATAGAGATGGATGAGCATCCTGCGCAAGCCGTTCGCAAGAAAAAAGACTCATCTATTGTGGTGGCTACACGCATGGTCAAGGAAGGAACGGCGGATGCCTTGGTAAGTGCGGGAAGCACTGGAGCGCAGATGGCAGCGTCCTTGCTAGGTTTAGGCCGTATCAAAGGGATTGACCGCCCGGCTATCGTTACTGTGCTTCCTACCTTAGAGGGAGGAAAGCTCATCCTTGATGTGGGGGCAAATCCGGATGCCAAGCCGGAACATCTTGTTCAATATGCCATGATGGGTAGTATCTATGCCGAGAGCATCCTCGGGATTGAGAACCCCAAAGTAGGGCTTCTCAATATCGGGACTGAGGAAACGAAAGGGAATGAATTGACGATAGCTACCTATCCACTTCTCCAAAAGTCTCCCTTGAATTTCATCGGAAACGTGGAAGGCCGAGCTGTTCCTTATGGACACGATGCGGATGTGGTGGTCTGTGATGGCTTTGTGGGCAATGTGGTTTTGAAGACCACAGAGGGATTGGCTGGGGCACTGTTTCAGTTGATTAAGGAGAAGATTACCTCCACAACAGTTCGCAAGCTAGGAGCCCTTGCTATTAAACCGGGCTTAAAGGAAATCGCGAAGATGCTGGACTATGCAGAGTATGGAGGGGCTCCCTTGCTGGGAGTTAACGGGATCAGTATTATTTCTCATGGAAGTTCCAATGAAAAGGCTATCTTTAATGCCATCCGAGTGGCCAAGGAATGTGTAGAGAGCGGTTTTATTGAGGAGATTAAGCAGGAACTTCCACGATTTGCGTCCGCACAAGAGTGA
- a CDS encoding methyl-accepting chemotaxis protein — MGWFINLKTSRKLFLGFLIMALLILLVGITGLLNLGRVNANIKKINQDGIQPILILEDLTKSFGKGAAEMVGVVWKSQVSEDPTLIGDSRRVIAQSIEDYDLLIQQYQMLNLAEEEKELLAEFKSEVAVYSDLREKAITAVELKSYDLAGDFSQQAALQQAKVEGIIESMVSCALAYNEELQLASEEEFTKARMIIMILTACGFALALLLSLLIGRIISRPILAAVEQAKLFAQGDFSTDQQKGSIKRKDEIGQLARAYDEIDSNMSRLLENVIAAAEALKTVGAELSVSAEELNEQGQNINAGTEQIAAGMEETAASTEEMLASGEEISNGAAQLAKKASVGSKIVKEIEEKAQMMRVKAEASRGETQTIYLQKQEKIIAAIKNGEVVQEIGIMAQTIDGIAEQTNLLALNAAIEAARAGEQGRGFAVVAEEVRKLAEQSAETVAGIHEVIKKVTEAFGDLSQNSSEVLQFIENKVIPDYEMLVEAEEEYAEGAHRVGTLVNDFAVTSGQMLTTIEQVNNAIQTVSASVEETTGSSQEIAENMDRMAKVMEHVDKVAQIQAEHAMRLNTLVEKFKI, encoded by the coding sequence ATGGGATGGTTTATTAATTTAAAAACCAGTAGAAAACTCTTTCTAGGTTTTTTAATAATGGCCTTATTAATCCTGCTGGTTGGTATAACCGGGTTGCTTAACCTGGGCCGGGTCAATGCTAACATCAAAAAGATTAACCAAGATGGCATCCAGCCAATTCTCATTTTGGAAGACTTGACTAAGAGTTTCGGAAAAGGAGCTGCTGAGATGGTCGGCGTAGTCTGGAAGAGCCAGGTTTCTGAAGATCCTACCCTGATTGGCGATTCCCGGAGGGTTATTGCCCAGTCGATCGAGGATTACGACCTGTTAATCCAGCAGTATCAAATGCTCAACTTGGCCGAAGAAGAAAAAGAGCTGTTAGCAGAATTTAAAAGCGAGGTGGCTGTTTACAGCGACTTGAGAGAAAAGGCTATTACAGCAGTTGAATTGAAAAGCTATGACTTAGCCGGTGACTTTAGTCAGCAAGCCGCTTTGCAGCAGGCTAAAGTAGAAGGAATAATCGAAAGCATGGTTAGTTGTGCCTTAGCATACAACGAAGAGCTTCAGCTCGCTTCGGAAGAGGAATTTACCAAGGCCAGAATGATTATCATGATTCTGACGGCTTGTGGGTTTGCCTTGGCCCTGTTACTGAGCTTGCTTATCGGCAGGATTATCAGTCGTCCGATTTTAGCTGCTGTGGAGCAAGCCAAGCTATTCGCCCAGGGTGATTTCTCTACGGATCAGCAAAAAGGTTCTATCAAGAGGAAGGACGAAATCGGCCAATTAGCCCGAGCCTATGATGAAATAGACAGCAACATGAGCCGCCTTCTGGAAAATGTTATAGCGGCTGCCGAAGCGCTGAAGACAGTGGGGGCAGAGCTATCTGTTTCAGCTGAGGAACTGAACGAGCAGGGTCAAAACATTAATGCCGGAACAGAACAGATTGCAGCAGGAATGGAGGAGACAGCGGCTTCCACGGAAGAAATGCTGGCCTCGGGGGAGGAGATCAGCAATGGTGCCGCGCAACTGGCCAAAAAGGCTTCTGTGGGCAGCAAGATTGTCAAGGAAATCGAGGAGAAGGCTCAGATGATGCGTGTAAAAGCTGAGGCCTCAAGGGGAGAGACCCAAACTATCTATCTGCAAAAACAAGAAAAAATTATCGCAGCGATTAAAAACGGTGAAGTGGTTCAGGAAATCGGGATCATGGCTCAAACCATCGACGGTATAGCTGAACAAACAAATTTATTGGCGTTGAACGCCGCTATTGAAGCAGCTCGGGCAGGAGAGCAGGGGAGAGGCTTTGCAGTGGTCGCTGAGGAGGTACGCAAGCTGGCTGAACAATCAGCAGAGACTGTGGCTGGTATTCATGAAGTAATCAAGAAAGTAACGGAAGCATTTGGCGATCTTTCGCAAAACTCCTCCGAAGTCTTACAGTTCATCGAAAATAAGGTTATTCCTGATTATGAGATGCTTGTGGAGGCGGAAGAAGAATATGCTGAGGGTGCCCATAGGGTAGGAACGCTGGTGAATGACTTTGCTGTGACTTCAGGTCAGATGCTTACTACCATTGAACAAGTAAATAACGCCATCCAAACTGTTTCGGCTTCAGTTGAGGAAACCACCGGCAGTTCCCAGGAAATCGCCGAAAATATGGACCGGATGGCCAAGGTCATGGAGCATGTGGACAAGGTTGCCCAGATTCAGGCCGAACACGCTATGAGGTTGAATACCCTGGTAGAGAAGTTTAAGATTTAA
- a CDS encoding heavy metal translocating P-type ATPase, with amino-acid sequence MQKFILGKKNHITWISAVLIVIAFMSKLAFENIEIFIGSLAIASILGVAPIAIQAYQALRVKVVSIDVLVTIAVLGAFLIQNFEESAIVTFLFLFGAFLEQRTLNKTRSAIKELTEMAPESALKQMENGEFEEVEVDEVDVGDILLVKTGAKVPVDGTVLTGEGHINEASITGESVPVSKKKDTQVYAGTILENGTLQIVADRVGEDTTFGRIIELVEEAQDSKSEAERFIDRFSKYYTPAVLVLSIIVWLISRNIELAITILVLGCPGALVIGVPVSNVAGIGNGARHGVLLKGSEVINDFSRVDTVVFDKTGTLTIGNPKVAEQQIYTDNVDEVLGYLASVENESDHPLAKAVVEYIGDTKAYPVEKTDVVKGGGIVAQVDGHRVAVGNVALMEQEKVDITGKARADIARFEENGNSLVLTAVDGELKALMGIRDQIRPGVKENLQKLKRLGVKNLVVLSGDNQGTVDLVARELGLTEAHGHMLPEDKSGYIGELQAKGRIVAFVGDGVNDSPSLALAQIGIAMGSGTDVAIETSDVVLMNSDFSRLPHALGLTKATANNMRQNILIAVGVVLILLASLVFSEWMSMSIGMLVHEASILVVILNGMRLLRYKLRY; translated from the coding sequence ATGCAAAAGTTTATCTTAGGTAAGAAAAATCATATAACATGGATCAGCGCAGTTTTAATTGTCATTGCCTTTATGAGCAAACTTGCTTTTGAAAATATAGAGATATTCATTGGGTCCTTGGCTATCGCCTCGATTTTAGGGGTTGCACCCATTGCCATCCAAGCCTATCAAGCATTAAGGGTGAAGGTTGTCAGTATCGATGTGTTAGTAACTATCGCCGTTCTCGGAGCATTTTTAATTCAGAACTTTGAAGAATCTGCTATCGTCACTTTTTTATTCTTATTTGGTGCTTTTCTAGAGCAGCGTACCTTGAATAAAACGCGTTCGGCTATCAAAGAATTAACTGAAATGGCACCGGAAAGTGCTTTGAAACAAATGGAAAATGGCGAATTCGAAGAAGTAGAGGTAGATGAGGTTGACGTAGGCGATATATTACTGGTTAAAACCGGTGCCAAAGTTCCTGTCGACGGTACAGTGTTAACGGGAGAAGGGCATATCAATGAAGCAAGTATTACCGGTGAATCTGTGCCGGTGAGTAAAAAGAAGGATACCCAAGTCTATGCCGGAACGATTTTGGAGAATGGAACCCTGCAAATTGTCGCTGATCGTGTTGGTGAAGATACTACTTTTGGTAGGATTATTGAGTTAGTTGAAGAAGCACAGGATTCAAAATCAGAAGCGGAACGGTTCATTGATCGATTCTCCAAATACTACACCCCGGCCGTTTTAGTTCTCTCGATTATCGTATGGTTAATTTCTCGAAATATTGAACTGGCCATTACCATATTAGTTCTGGGATGCCCAGGAGCCTTGGTCATCGGGGTGCCTGTATCCAATGTTGCAGGGATTGGTAATGGGGCACGGCACGGTGTTCTTCTCAAAGGTAGTGAAGTAATTAATGATTTTAGTAGGGTTGATACAGTAGTTTTTGACAAAACGGGTACCTTAACCATAGGGAATCCAAAAGTAGCTGAGCAGCAAATTTATACAGATAACGTCGATGAAGTATTAGGTTACCTTGCCAGTGTGGAAAATGAATCAGATCATCCCTTAGCTAAAGCAGTTGTAGAATATATTGGCGATACAAAAGCATATCCAGTTGAAAAAACAGATGTTGTAAAAGGTGGCGGGATTGTCGCTCAGGTTGATGGACATCGTGTTGCTGTCGGTAATGTTGCCCTCATGGAACAAGAGAAGGTGGATATAACGGGAAAAGCTCGTGCAGATATTGCAAGATTTGAAGAGAATGGAAACTCACTTGTACTGACAGCAGTGGATGGTGAATTAAAAGCACTGATGGGGATTCGCGACCAAATTCGTCCCGGTGTAAAAGAAAATCTGCAAAAGCTGAAAAGATTAGGGGTCAAAAATCTCGTCGTGCTTTCCGGAGATAACCAAGGGACAGTTGATTTAGTAGCACGTGAACTTGGGCTTACAGAAGCACATGGACACATGTTGCCGGAAGATAAATCAGGATATATTGGGGAGTTACAAGCAAAAGGTCGAATTGTCGCCTTCGTCGGTGATGGAGTAAACGATAGTCCTTCCCTAGCTCTGGCCCAGATTGGAATTGCTATGGGAAGCGGCACAGATGTAGCGATTGAAACTTCAGATGTGGTCTTGATGAATTCGGATTTTAGTCGCTTGCCCCATGCCTTAGGCTTAACCAAAGCAACAGCGAATAACATGCGCCAAAATATTCTTATCGCAGTGGGAGTTGTATTAATTCTACTAGCCAGTCTCGTTTTCAGTGAATGGATGAGCATGTCAATCGGTATGTTGGTCCACGAAGCAAGTATATTAGTCGTAATTTTAAACGGCATGAGACTACTTCGTTACAAATTAAGATATTGA
- a CDS encoding heavy-metal-associated domain-containing protein: MQKATIQLGPLTCPSCLQKIDNAVRSLEGVDKESVNVLFNSSKVKLNFDDGKISIKDIENAIDKLGYEVKKSQVKAI, encoded by the coding sequence ATGCAAAAAGCAACCATTCAATTAGGGCCCCTAACCTGTCCATCATGTTTACAAAAAATTGACAATGCAGTAAGATCTTTAGAAGGTGTAGATAAAGAAAGTGTCAATGTGTTATTTAACTCAAGCAAAGTAAAGCTAAACTTTGATGATGGGAAAATATCGATAAAGGATATCGAAAATGCTATCGATAAACTAGGATATGAAGTTAAGAAATCACAAGTAAAAGCAATATAA
- the ligD gene encoding DNA ligase D yields MTGRLSEYNEKRNFTKTLEPEGKIDSDEQLRFVVQHHLARNDHYDLRLEWQGALLSWAVPKGPSYNTHDKRLAVQVEDHPLEYRNFEGMIPKGEYGGGVVMLWDEGLWEPRGNVDEGLIEGSLKFVLHGRRLKGKWALVRLKSKDGETRDNWLLLKEKDEHAKNEVGIATFTTSIRTDRSMSEIAAGAETKITRNPFDRADVQLAKLITKVPVGEDWLYELKYDGYRILAFVEGNSVRLMTRNDNDYTRRFSGVATALITMAAGRAMILDGEMTITNPEGKTDFQALQNYLKNPQEQSLTYIVFDLLALDGMDLRGRPLIDRKAALEALLKDAPGSIYYSRHVIGKGKESFLAACEAGLEGIIGKRMDSLYRSTRNGDWIKLKCEQRRNFVIGGYTLSDKKTSGVSSLLLGIYEGEDFIYCGRAGTGFSERERKKLAEHFRSLHKAEPSFKEAPQARSNERITWLEPQLVAEIKFAEWTEDQRLRQASFKGLQADKHPRDIQKETTINELDSPQEAENPKELESKMVTKDNSIVIAGIKITNPDKVMFEEPKISKADVVRYYEMVSERMLPHVSYRVLSIVRCPKGISQTCFYKKHPGPDSKGIITLPITTGSGEIEDYFYIENKLGLISEAQMGTLEFHTWGSRIEVLEKPDLMVFDLDPDEGMDLSRVRQGVRDVKSILSELSLNAYLKTSGGKGYHVVVPLEPSVSWEVFYSFARGVAEVMEQKWPDRYTSNVRKAKRAGKIFIDWIRNGRGATSIAPYSLRTRKGAKVSMPIDWDELDTIAPDGIDMAEALARMAGADPWQDFFRAQQKLK; encoded by the coding sequence ATGACGGGGCGGCTAAGTGAATACAACGAAAAAAGAAATTTTACTAAAACGCTGGAGCCTGAAGGGAAAATAGATTCTGATGAGCAGTTAAGATTTGTTGTCCAACACCATCTAGCCCGCAATGACCACTATGATTTGCGCTTGGAATGGCAGGGGGCTCTTTTGAGTTGGGCTGTACCTAAGGGTCCTTCCTATAATACACATGACAAGAGGCTTGCTGTCCAAGTGGAGGATCACCCTCTTGAATACAGGAACTTTGAGGGGATGATTCCCAAGGGCGAATATGGTGGCGGCGTGGTCATGCTCTGGGATGAGGGCTTATGGGAGCCTCGTGGCAATGTGGATGAAGGGCTGATTGAAGGTAGCCTGAAGTTCGTTCTGCACGGAAGACGGCTTAAGGGAAAATGGGCCTTGGTCCGGCTGAAATCGAAGGACGGAGAGACGAGGGATAACTGGCTTTTGTTGAAAGAAAAAGATGAACATGCCAAAAACGAAGTAGGGATTGCCACATTTACCACCAGCATCCGGACCGACCGCTCCATGTCAGAAATCGCAGCCGGTGCCGAGACAAAAATCACAAGGAACCCCTTTGACAGAGCGGATGTACAACTGGCCAAGCTGATAACCAAGGTTCCTGTGGGTGAGGATTGGCTTTATGAGTTGAAGTATGACGGCTATCGGATTTTGGCGTTTGTGGAAGGCAATAGCGTCCGGTTGATGACTAGGAACGACAATGATTATACTAGACGGTTTTCAGGGGTGGCTACTGCCCTCATCACTATGGCTGCCGGAAGGGCAATGATTCTCGATGGGGAAATGACCATCACGAATCCTGAGGGCAAGACAGATTTCCAGGCGCTGCAAAACTATCTGAAGAACCCCCAGGAGCAAAGCTTAACCTATATCGTCTTTGATCTTCTGGCGTTAGATGGTATGGATCTGCGAGGACGGCCCCTTATCGACAGAAAAGCTGCCCTTGAAGCTTTGCTAAAGGATGCGCCCGGAAGCATTTACTACAGCCGACATGTTATCGGCAAGGGAAAGGAGAGCTTTCTTGCTGCCTGTGAGGCAGGTCTGGAGGGAATCATCGGTAAAAGAATGGATTCCTTATACAGGTCAACGAGAAACGGGGACTGGATCAAACTGAAATGTGAGCAAAGGCGGAATTTTGTCATTGGGGGATATACGCTATCCGACAAAAAAACCAGCGGAGTAAGCTCGCTTCTGCTTGGAATCTATGAAGGCGAGGATTTCATCTATTGCGGACGCGCCGGAACGGGGTTCAGTGAACGTGAAAGAAAGAAGCTGGCGGAACATTTCAGAAGCCTACACAAGGCGGAGCCGTCTTTCAAAGAAGCACCCCAGGCAAGATCTAATGAAAGAATTACTTGGCTTGAACCTCAACTGGTCGCGGAAATTAAATTTGCTGAATGGACAGAAGATCAGCGGTTGAGGCAAGCAAGCTTTAAAGGCTTGCAGGCAGATAAGCATCCTCGGGATATCCAAAAAGAAACGACCATCAATGAATTAGATAGTCCCCAAGAAGCGGAGAATCCAAAAGAATTGGAGAGCAAAATGGTAACAAAGGACAACAGTATCGTCATCGCTGGAATAAAAATTACCAATCCGGATAAGGTGATGTTTGAAGAACCTAAAATTTCAAAAGCGGATGTGGTCCGCTATTACGAAATGGTGTCGGAACGTATGCTGCCCCATGTAAGTTACCGAGTCCTTAGTATTGTACGCTGTCCCAAGGGCATCTCGCAGACTTGCTTCTATAAAAAGCATCCCGGTCCGGACAGCAAGGGAATCATCACTCTTCCGATCACCACCGGCAGTGGGGAAATTGAAGATTATTTCTATATTGAGAACAAACTGGGACTTATTTCAGAAGCACAGATGGGGACGCTAGAATTTCATACATGGGGAAGCCGTATCGAGGTACTGGAAAAACCTGATCTGATGGTATTCGATCTAGATCCGGATGAAGGAATGGATCTAAGCAGGGTGCGTCAGGGGGTGCGGGATGTTAAAAGTATTCTTAGTGAGCTTTCCCTGAACGCCTATCTTAAGACCAGCGGCGGCAAAGGTTATCATGTGGTTGTTCCTTTAGAACCCTCCGTTTCCTGGGAAGTGTTTTATAGCTTTGCTCGGGGTGTTGCCGAGGTGATGGAGCAAAAATGGCCTGACCGATATACAAGCAATGTTAGAAAGGCAAAGCGAGCAGGCAAAATATTTATCGACTGGATTCGCAACGGCAGAGGGGCTACCAGCATTGCCCCCTATTCCTTAAGAACAAGAAAAGGAGCTAAGGTATCGATGCCTATCGACTGGGATGAACTTGACACGATTGCCCCAGACGGTATCGATATGGCGGAGGCGCTCGCGAGGATGGCCGGCGCTGACCCTTGGCAAGATTTCTTTCGAGCTCAGCAGAAGCTAAAATGA